One Manihot esculenta cultivar AM560-2 chromosome 18, M.esculenta_v8, whole genome shotgun sequence genomic window carries:
- the LOC110608196 gene encoding phosphatidylinositol 4-phosphate 5-kinase 1: protein MREGRLVDEQSDVVSSAKKKKSGEGDRVDKVLVLVADKDSSKSHPLVVSRPPQPIVVNRARSQSANRRVTPTNTIATAQVDNGFSTAVEKLLPNGDLYIGSFSGNAPHGSGKYLWTDGCMYEGEWRRGKASGKGKFSWPSGATFEGEFKSGRMEGFGTFIGSDGDTYRGSWSSDRKHGYGQKRYANGDFYEGTWKKNLQDGKGRYVWKNGNVYDGEWKNGVISGRGVLMWANGNRYDGQWENGVPKGNGIFTWPDRSCYIGTWNSNKDTQELNGTFYPGNGKEHGLKGSESDLVLPATVTRKRSSVDGARGSNMNFPRICIWESDGEAGDITCDIIDTVEASMIYRDGLDRDGIRQFRRGSCCFNGAEVKKPGETISKGHKNYDLMLNLQLGIRYSVGKHAQIRRDLKPSDFDPKEKFWTRFPPEGSKTTPPHQSVEFRWKDYCPVVFRHLREHFQIDTADYMLAICGNDALRELSSPGKSGSFFYLTQDDRFMIKTVKKSEVKVLIRMLPSYYQHVCRYEKSLVTKFFGVHCVKPIGGQKTRFIVMGNLFCSEYRIHRRFDLKGSSHGRTTDKPEGEIDETTTLKDLDLNFMFRLQRNWYQELIKQINRDCEFLEAERIMDYSLLVGLHFRDDSTCDKMGLSPFILRSGNKDSYQNEKFMRGCRFLEAELQDRDRILSGRKSLIRLGANMPARAERMARRSDFDQYTPGGISHLTPSRSGEIYEVVLYFGIIDILQDYDISKKLEHAYKSLQADPTSISAVDPKHYSKRFRDFLGRIFVEER, encoded by the exons ATGCGTGAGGGACGTCTTGTTGATGAGCAGAGTGACGTCGTTTCCAGTGCTAAGAAGAAGAAATCAGGAGAAGGGGACAGGGTAGATAAGGTTCTAGTTCTAGTGGCGGACAAGGATAGCTCAAAATCGCATCCACTGGTTGTATCTCGTCCGCCGCAACCTATAGTCGTTAACCGTGCTCGATCCCAGTCCGCCAACCGCAGAGTCACGCCCACCAACACTATTGCCACCGCACAAGTCGATAACGGCTTCTCCACTGCTGTGGAGAAGCTTCTCCCCAACGGTGATCTCTACATCGGGTCATTCTCGGGAAACGCGCCGCACGGATCGGGGAAGTACCTCTGGACTGACGGGTGCATGTACGAAGGAGAGTGGCGCCGGGGAAAAGCATCGGGTAAGGGGAAGTTCTCTTGGCCGTCAGGTGCTACATTTGAAGGAGAATTCAAGTCGGGTCGGATGGAAGGGTTCGGTACATTTATCGGATCCGACGGAGACACCTACCGTGGATCCTGGAGCTCCGATCGTAAACATGGGTACGGCCAGAAACGGTACGCCAATGGGGATTTCTACGAGGGAACGTGGAAGAAGAATCTCCAGGACGGGAAGGGAAGATACGTGTGGAAAAATGGGAATGTGTACGACGGTGAATGGAAAAATGGTGTCATTTCAGGGAGAGGGGTTTTGATGTGGGCGAATGGAAATCGCTACGATGGGCAATGGGAAAATGGAGTACCAAAGGGAAATGGTATTTTTACATGGCCAGATAGGAGTTGTTATATCGGTACCTGGAACAGCAATAAAGATACTCAGGAATTGAATGGGACTTTCTATCCTGGGAATGGCAAGGAACATGGCTTGAAAGGGAGCGAGAGCGATTTAGTCTTGCCGGCCACGGTGACGAGGAAGAGATCGTCGGTGGATGGGGCCAGAGGTAGTAACATGAATTTTCCGAGGATATGCATATGGGAGAGTGACGGTGAGGCTGGGGATATTACTTGTGATATTATTGATACTGTCGAGGCTTCTATGATTTATAGGGATGGGTTGGATCGGGATGGGATTCGGCAATTTCGAAGAGGGTCGTGTTGTTTTAATGGTGCAGAGGTGAAGAAGCCTGGAGAGACGATTTCTAAAGGGCATAAAAACTACGATTTGATGCTTAATCTGCAATTGGGTATCCG GTATTCTGTTGGGAAGCATGCCCAGATACGTAGGGACCTGAAGCCCAGCGATTTTGATCCGAAGGAAAAGTTCTGGACGAGGTTTCCGCCGGAAGGATCAAAGACTACACCTCCGCATCAGTCCGTGGAGTTTCGGTGGAAGGATTACTGTCCCGTGGTCTTTAG GCATTTGAGGGAGCATTTCCAAATTGATACTGCTGATTACATGCTAGCCATCTGTGGAAATGATGCCCTCAGAGAACTGTCTTCTCCAGGAAAGAGTGGAAGCTTCTTTTACCTTACTCAGGATGACAGATTTATGATCAAAACAGTAAAGAAATCAGAAGTCAAG GTGCTAATAAGGATGCTTCCCAGTTATTACCAGCATGTTTGTCGGTATGAGAAGTCACTGGTGACCAAGTTCTTCGGTGTGCATTGTGTTAAACCAATTGGGGGACAGAAG ACCCGTTTCATTGTGATGGGCAATTTGTTCTGCTCTGAGTATAGAATACATAGGAGATTTGACCTAAAAGGATCCTCCCATGGCCGCACAACAGATAAGCCTGAGGGTGAGATTGATGAAACCACAACTCTGAAGGACCTGGATCTCAATTTTATGTTTCGTCTTCAACGAAATTGGTACCAGGAGCTTATTAA GCAAATTAATAGAGATTGTGAATTTTTGGAAGCTGAGAGAATTATGGATTATAGTCTATTGGTTGGCCTTCACTTCCGTGATGATAGTACTTGTGACAAAATGGGGTTGTCACCATTTATTTTGCGCTCTG GGAATAAGGATTCTTATCAAAATGAAAAGTTCATGCGTGGCTGCCGCTTCCTTGAGGCAGAGCTACAGGACAGAGATAGGATTTTATCTGGCCG GAAATCTCTGATAAGGTTAGGAGCAAACATGCCGGCAAGAGCAGAAAGGATGGCTCGGAGGAGTGATTTTGATCAGTACACCCCTGGTGGGATTAGCCATTTGACCCCTTCTAGAAGCGGTGAGATATATGAAGTAGTCCTTTATTTTGGGATCATTGATATCTTACAAGACTATGATATTAGCAAGAAGTTGGAGCATGCCTACAAATCCTTACAAGCTGATCCTACCTCAATTTCGGCTGTGGATCCAAAACACTATTCAAAGAGATTCAGGGATTTCCTTGGGAGAATATTTGTAGAAGAAAGGTAG